A genomic region of Maniola hyperantus chromosome 5, iAphHyp1.2, whole genome shotgun sequence contains the following coding sequences:
- the LOC117982190 gene encoding antichymotrypsin-2-like isoform X1 yields MTPLAQLSIAARENTREQLWQAIGITTDEAVKLAFSHANTKVNSIKGVTLKTVSKIYLALNYDVFKDFGATTWETFGAAAQNIDFEKNEQAANEINTWVEQNTNNRIKNLVSPDSLGQDTRALLVNAIYFKGSWETQFDKTLTRERDFHINKAETKKVDMMHRRGNYKYTESAVLKSQIIEIPYKGDETSLVVVLPRDIEGIKEVQEVLKDSTVLDNALNDLRTQEVDLSLPTFKIETTTDLKDILRKMNVTEIFDPHVARLDYLIRVKGNMYISSAVQKAFIEVNEEGAEAAASNVFAAVSRSLSARYQRISFTADHPFIFYLCEGNNILFNGVFNS; encoded by the exons ATGACGCCTCTTGCGCAACTTAGCATAGCTGCAAGAGAAAATACCCGAGAACAACTATGGCAAGCCATTGGAATAACTACTGATGAAGCT gtgAAATTAGCTTTTTCACACGCAAACACCAAAGTAAATTCCATAAAAGGCGTGACACTAAAAACAGTCAGTAAAATATACCTGGCTTTGAATTATGACGTGTTCAAAGATTTCGGCGCTACTACGTGGGAAACCTTTGGTGCTGCAGCTCAAAATATTGACTTCGAAAAGAATGAGCAAGCTGCGAATGAGATCAATACTTGG GTGGAACAAAACACCAACAACCGTATCAAGAATCTCGTTAGTCCTGACAGCTTAGGTCAGGATACTAGAGCGCTCTTGGTCAACGCAATTTACTTCAAG GGATCATGGGAGACTCAATTTGACAAAACGCTTACCCGTGAGAGGGATTTCCACATCAACAAAGCAGAAACAAAAAAAGTTGATATGATGCACAGAAGAGGAAATTACAAGTACACAGAGAGCGCTGTTCTGAAGTCTCAG atAATAGAAATCCCCTACAAAGGTGACGAAACTTCGCTAGTCGTGGTGCTACCTCGTGACATTGAAGGTATTAAAGAGGTACAAGAAGTACTCAAGGACTCGACAGTTTTAGATAATGCTCTCAACGATTTGCGGACACAAGAAGTTGACCTGTCCCTTCCCACATTTAAAATTGAGACTACGACTGATCTGAAAGACATTCTTCGAAAG ATGAATGTAACGGAGATATTTGATCCTCACGTAGCAAGATTAGATTACCTCATTCGTGTCAAAGGCAATATGTACATAAGCTCAGCAGTACAAAAAGCTTTTATCGAAGTCAATGAAGAAGGTGCGGAAGCCGCTGCCTCTAATG TATTCGCGGCAGTCAGTAGAAGTTTGTCTGCCCGTTATCAACGCATCAGCTTTACAGCGGACCATCCATTCATATTCTATTTATGCGAAGGAAACAATATTCTATTTAACGGAGTC
- the LOC117982190 gene encoding antichymotrypsin-2-like isoform X2, giving the protein MTPLAQLSIAARENTREQLWQAIGITTDEAVKLAFSHANTKVNSIKGVTLKTVSKIYLALNYDVFKDFGATTWETFGAAAQNIDFEKNEQAANEINTWVEQNTNNRIKNLVSPDSLGQDTRALLVNAIYFKGSWETQFDKTLTRERDFHINKAETKKVDMMHRRGNYKYTESAVLKSQIIEIPYKGDETSLVVVLPRDIEGIKEVQEVLKDSTVLDNALNDLRTQEVDLSLPTFKIETTTDLKDILRKMNVTEIFDPHVARLDYLIRVKGNMYISSAVQKAFIEVNEEGAEAAASNVTTSRFRLFYADRPFLFALKMNSLTLFNGVYA; this is encoded by the exons ATGACGCCTCTTGCGCAACTTAGCATAGCTGCAAGAGAAAATACCCGAGAACAACTATGGCAAGCCATTGGAATAACTACTGATGAAGCT gtgAAATTAGCTTTTTCACACGCAAACACCAAAGTAAATTCCATAAAAGGCGTGACACTAAAAACAGTCAGTAAAATATACCTGGCTTTGAATTATGACGTGTTCAAAGATTTCGGCGCTACTACGTGGGAAACCTTTGGTGCTGCAGCTCAAAATATTGACTTCGAAAAGAATGAGCAAGCTGCGAATGAGATCAATACTTGG GTGGAACAAAACACCAACAACCGTATCAAGAATCTCGTTAGTCCTGACAGCTTAGGTCAGGATACTAGAGCGCTCTTGGTCAACGCAATTTACTTCAAG GGATCATGGGAGACTCAATTTGACAAAACGCTTACCCGTGAGAGGGATTTCCACATCAACAAAGCAGAAACAAAAAAAGTTGATATGATGCACAGAAGAGGAAATTACAAGTACACAGAGAGCGCTGTTCTGAAGTCTCAG atAATAGAAATCCCCTACAAAGGTGACGAAACTTCGCTAGTCGTGGTGCTACCTCGTGACATTGAAGGTATTAAAGAGGTACAAGAAGTACTCAAGGACTCGACAGTTTTAGATAATGCTCTCAACGATTTGCGGACACAAGAAGTTGACCTGTCCCTTCCCACATTTAAAATTGAGACTACGACTGATCTGAAAGACATTCTTCGAAAG ATGAATGTAACGGAGATATTTGATCCTCACGTAGCAAGATTAGATTACCTCATTCGTGTCAAAGGCAATATGTACATAAGCTCAGCAGTACAAAAAGCTTTTATCGAAGTCAATGAAGAAGGTGCGGAAGCCGCTGCCTCTAATG